One region of Flavobacterium sp. GSB-24 genomic DNA includes:
- the kdpA gene encoding potassium-transporting ATPase subunit KdpA, translating into MNTELLGVIGIFILTIILAIPLGKYIAKVYLGDKTLFDPIFNPIEKFIFKISGINATEEMNWKQHLKALLSINMVWFFLCFFVLLFQGSLPLNPDNNPSMTPDLAFNTAISFLVNCNLQHYSGESGVSYLSQIVLMFLQFVSAGIGMAAAAMIFTAMKERTTEQLGNFYNYFIKSCTRILLPLSAIVAVALVFSGTPMIFEGKDAITTLQGDHVEVSRGPAAAFIAIKHIGTNGGGFFGANSAHPLENPTYFTNGVELWAQMIIPFAMIFALGFFLNKRKLSNIIFGVMTVGFLLLVVPTVMSEINGNPAIEKMGIAQTTGAMEGKEVRFGPAMSGFWSIATTVISTGSVNSMHDSSMPVSGAMQLLSMMVNAFYGGCGVGILNYYIFIILAVFISGLMVGRTPEFLGKKIEAREVKIAAFIAILHPLLILAGTALASYFAAHDTAMGYWFSGNATGWLNNPGNHGFSEMLYEYTSSAANNGSGFEGLGDNNPFWNITTGIVLLLSRFIPIIGPLAIAGLLAGKKYIPESAGTLKTDTSIFGIMTFAVIAIIAALSFFPALALGPLAEFFTLK; encoded by the coding sequence ATGAACACAGAGTTATTAGGCGTCATTGGTATTTTTATCCTAACTATTATTTTAGCGATTCCTTTAGGAAAATATATTGCTAAAGTTTATTTGGGAGACAAAACACTTTTTGACCCGATTTTCAATCCAATTGAAAAATTTATTTTTAAAATCAGCGGTATAAATGCCACTGAAGAAATGAACTGGAAACAGCACTTAAAAGCACTTTTAAGTATAAACATGGTTTGGTTCTTTCTTTGCTTTTTTGTCTTATTGTTTCAGGGTTCTTTGCCTCTTAATCCAGACAACAACCCTTCAATGACGCCAGATTTGGCATTTAATACTGCTATCTCATTTTTGGTTAACTGCAACTTACAGCATTATTCTGGCGAAAGCGGGGTTTCTTACCTTTCACAAATCGTCTTGATGTTCCTTCAGTTTGTTTCTGCTGGTATCGGAATGGCTGCCGCCGCTATGATTTTTACAGCAATGAAAGAAAGAACTACAGAACAGTTGGGTAATTTTTATAATTATTTCATCAAAAGCTGTACTCGTATTTTATTACCCCTTTCAGCAATTGTGGCTGTTGCATTAGTTTTTAGCGGTACGCCAATGATTTTTGAAGGTAAAGATGCTATTACAACGCTGCAAGGCGATCATGTAGAAGTTTCTCGCGGACCAGCCGCAGCCTTTATTGCTATTAAACATATTGGTACAAACGGTGGTGGATTCTTTGGAGCCAACTCAGCACATCCATTAGAAAATCCTACTTATTTTACTAACGGAGTTGAGCTTTGGGCGCAGATGATTATTCCGTTTGCGATGATTTTTGCGCTTGGCTTTTTCTTAAACAAAAGAAAATTATCGAATATCATTTTTGGTGTAATGACGGTTGGATTTTTACTTCTGGTTGTTCCAACAGTGATGAGCGAAATCAACGGAAATCCTGCTATTGAAAAAATGGGTATCGCACAAACGACTGGAGCGATGGAAGGAAAAGAAGTTCGATTTGGCCCTGCAATGTCAGGTTTCTGGAGTATTGCCACAACGGTAATTTCTACAGGTTCTGTAAACAGTATGCACGATAGTTCGATGCCGGTTTCTGGCGCTATGCAATTATTATCGATGATGGTAAATGCTTTTTACGGCGGTTGCGGCGTGGGTATTCTAAACTACTACATTTTCATTATTCTAGCGGTATTTATCTCTGGATTAATGGTAGGTCGAACTCCTGAATTTTTAGGGAAGAAAATCGAAGCACGGGAAGTTAAAATTGCTGCTTTTATCGCTATTCTTCATCCTTTATTAATATTAGCGGGAACTGCTTTAGCATCTTATTTTGCTGCACATGATACCGCAATGGGCTATTGGTTTAGCGGAAATGCAACAGGCTGGTTAAACAATCCTGGAAATCACGGATTCTCAGAAATGCTATACGAATACACTTCAAGCGCGGCCAATAATGGTTCTGGTTTTGAAGGATTAGGAGATAATAATCCGTTTTGGAATATCACTACAGGAATTGTGTTATTGTTAAGCCGTTTTATTCCAATCATTGGACCATTAGCAATTGCAGGTTTATTAGCAGGTAAAAAATATATTCCAGAGAGTGCAGGAACTTTAAAAACAGATACCTCAATTTTCGGAATAATGACTTTTGCTGTAATCGCAATTATCGCTGCTTTATCATTCTTTCCAGCGTTGGCTTTAGGTCCATTGGCGGAATTCTTTACTTTAAAATAA
- a CDS encoding sigma-54 dependent transcriptional regulator, with the protein MTHKILIIDDEEKLRSLLARIIKSEGFEVFEAKDLKSGFKKLEQTEIDVVLCDVKLPDGNGVDFLQNIKASFPLVEVILLTAFGNIPDGVQAMKNGAFDYIVKGDDNDKIIPLLYKALEKVELQKKVQQLEKRIASKYSFETIIGKSKGIEQVIDLAQKVAKTDSTVLLTGETGTGKEVFAQAIHENSNRVGKSFVALNCSTFSKEILESELFGHKQGAFTGALKDKKGFIEEANGGTLFLDEIGEMPIDLQAKLLRVLETSEYIPVGDTTPKKSNFRLIAATNRDLKTESDEHRFRSDLYFRLNIFEIKLPSLRERIKDIAVLTHYFVKQFSEKTNKKTLHIADDFLQKLENYSWPGNIRELKNIIERSVILSNGDTLTSDVLPYEMQHQAEKSTKSMSAFSMQSVEKLHIQKVLNYTKGNKAETARLLEIGIATLYRKLEEYGIENSKI; encoded by the coding sequence ATGACACACAAAATTTTAATTATAGACGACGAAGAAAAACTGAGAAGTCTGTTGGCGCGTATTATAAAATCTGAAGGATTTGAAGTTTTCGAGGCAAAAGATTTAAAATCTGGTTTTAAGAAACTAGAACAAACCGAAATTGATGTCGTTTTGTGTGATGTCAAATTACCTGATGGAAATGGCGTTGATTTTCTTCAAAACATAAAAGCAAGTTTCCCGCTTGTAGAAGTTATTTTGCTGACTGCTTTTGGAAATATCCCAGACGGAGTTCAGGCAATGAAAAATGGTGCTTTTGATTATATTGTAAAAGGTGACGATAACGATAAAATTATTCCGCTTCTTTATAAAGCTTTAGAGAAAGTGGAATTGCAGAAAAAAGTACAGCAACTGGAAAAACGTATTGCAAGCAAATATTCTTTCGAGACTATAATTGGAAAATCTAAAGGAATTGAACAGGTTATTGATCTTGCCCAAAAAGTTGCCAAAACAGATTCGACCGTTTTATTGACTGGTGAAACTGGAACTGGAAAAGAAGTTTTTGCGCAGGCTATTCATGAAAACAGTAATCGTGTCGGAAAATCTTTTGTGGCTTTAAATTGCAGTACTTTCAGCAAAGAGATTCTGGAAAGCGAACTTTTTGGTCACAAACAAGGCGCTTTTACCGGAGCTTTAAAAGATAAAAAAGGCTTTATAGAAGAAGCAAATGGCGGTACTTTGTTTTTGGATGAAATTGGAGAAATGCCAATTGATCTTCAAGCCAAATTACTTCGCGTTTTAGAAACTTCTGAATATATTCCGGTTGGCGATACAACTCCAAAAAAATCAAATTTCAGGTTAATTGCCGCGACAAACCGAGATTTAAAAACAGAAAGTGACGAACATCGTTTCCGTTCTGATTTGTATTTCCGCTTGAATATTTTCGAAATAAAATTGCCTTCTCTACGAGAAAGAATAAAAGATATTGCCGTATTGACGCATTATTTCGTCAAACAGTTTTCTGAGAAAACAAACAAAAAAACATTACATATTGCTGATGATTTTCTTCAGAAATTAGAAAATTATTCTTGGCCGGGAAATATCCGAGAACTTAAAAATATTATCGAACGATCGGTTATTTTGAGTAATGGCGATACTTTAACTTCAGATGTTCTGCCGTATGAAATGCAGCATCAAGCTGAAAAAAGCACAAAATCAATGTCGGCTTTCTCAATGCAGAGTGTTGAAAAACTGCACATTCAGAAAGTTTTGAATTATACGAAAGGTAATAAAGCCGAAACAGCACGGTTATTAGAAATTGGAATTGCGACTTTGTATCGAAAATTGGAAGAATATGGGATTGAAAATTCCAAAATTTAA
- a CDS encoding polysaccharide deacetylase family protein: MSKRILLLIAVVIFGSFNGFSNEIVQKDSSKSKTISFKIKLKSADEVKIKPAPLKFNKHFAYSFTLDDGYRSAYLTAFPLLNGGKISNPDKNEWKIDQGGDGTTSNGLFYSDGFGNKIPFKLALAINGGAIRDLPANRGHLSWQEIQEMYNAGWDVLNHGFHHATKHGTNYLTEVTENTTSIKQNLDFTMSHFVVPGGEGDEKYYLEYEKEALNNEHFSVASYYGVGPVFNVDSKVDLDKMITARTFVQSSKDSTSFKTMDRYLKTLDSIVKQPNTLWFNEFTHGTGNGNLWNLSMRFPDFKYYMTALADKYGVKGSDTIWMAPWQEVYEYIWLRDRIKVDYKQKDKEIEVTIVLPEIPENFRNRDISLTVDTSSKFEIESNKDLKIKDDGKTTHKQIFIQLK; encoded by the coding sequence ATGTCAAAACGAATTCTCCTTTTAATAGCTGTCGTAATCTTCGGAAGTTTTAATGGTTTCTCAAATGAAATTGTTCAAAAAGATTCTTCAAAATCAAAAACTATTTCTTTTAAAATCAAATTAAAATCCGCCGATGAGGTTAAAATCAAACCTGCTCCTTTAAAATTCAATAAACATTTTGCCTATAGTTTTACGCTTGATGATGGATATCGATCTGCTTATTTAACAGCCTTTCCATTATTGAATGGCGGAAAAATCAGTAATCCTGATAAAAACGAATGGAAAATCGATCAAGGCGGAGACGGAACAACTTCAAATGGTCTTTTTTATTCAGACGGTTTCGGAAACAAAATCCCATTTAAATTGGCTTTGGCAATTAACGGTGGTGCAATTCGTGATTTGCCAGCAAATCGCGGACATCTTTCTTGGCAAGAAATTCAAGAAATGTATAATGCTGGCTGGGATGTTTTGAATCACGGTTTTCATCACGCTACAAAACACGGTACAAATTATTTGACAGAAGTAACTGAAAATACTACTTCGATAAAACAAAATCTTGATTTTACCATGTCACATTTTGTGGTTCCTGGCGGAGAAGGTGATGAGAAATATTATTTAGAATATGAAAAAGAGGCACTTAATAACGAACATTTTTCGGTAGCGTCTTATTATGGTGTTGGGCCAGTTTTTAATGTCGATTCAAAAGTTGATTTAGATAAAATGATTACAGCCAGAACTTTTGTGCAGAGTTCAAAAGATTCGACTAGTTTCAAAACAATGGATCGTTATTTAAAGACACTAGATTCAATTGTAAAACAACCAAATACACTTTGGTTTAACGAATTTACACACGGAACAGGCAATGGAAATTTATGGAATTTAAGCATGCGTTTTCCCGATTTTAAATATTATATGACAGCGCTTGCAGATAAGTACGGCGTAAAAGGAAGTGATACAATTTGGATGGCGCCGTGGCAGGAAGTTTACGAATATATTTGGTTAAGAGACAGAATTAAAGTCGATTACAAACAGAAAGATAAAGAAATTGAAGTGACAATTGTATTGCCTGAAATTCCAGAAAACTTTAGAAATCGAGATATTTCTTTAACAGTTGATACTTCTTCAAAATTTGAAATCGAATCAAATAAAGATTTAAAAATTAAAGACGACGGAAAAACAACTCACAAACAGATTTTCATTCAGCTGAAATAA
- the kdpF gene encoding K(+)-transporting ATPase subunit F, translating into MTALFIISIAVFVYLVYVLIKPEKF; encoded by the coding sequence ATGACTGCACTATTTATTATTTCAATCGCCGTTTTCGTGTATTTGGTTTATGTCTTAATCAAACCCGAAAAATTTTAA
- the kdpB gene encoding potassium-transporting ATPase subunit KdpB, which produces MTTNKSTSLFESKQVKEALVQSFVKLNPKMMIKNPVMFTVEIGTAIMFAVCISILMGATDQGSFIYNLIVFLILLATLLFANFAEAIAEARGKAQADSLRKTREETPARQILPNGEIRNISSSALKKDDIFVCEAGDLIAADGEIIEGLATIDESAITGESAPVIREAGGDKSSVTGGTKVLSDKIKVKVTSEPGESFLDKMIALVEGASRQKTPNEIALTILLAAFTLIFVIVCVTLKPFADYANAPITIAAFIALFVCLIPTTIGGLLSAIGIAGMDRALRANVITKSGKAVETAGDIDVLLLDKTGTITIGNRKATNFYPTKGVSFDDFVKSAVLSSLADDTPEGKSILELGKILDVNSKMQSDISLLTENISHSIKFTAETRTSGVVLKDGTNIRKGAQDAAKNIAQQAGNSFPEDTAQQVITISSNGGTPLVVIKNNEVQGVIELQDIIKTGMKERFERLRRMGIKTVMVTGDNPLTAKFIAEAAGVDDFIAEAKPEDKMNYIRKEQAEGRLVAMMGDGTNDAPALAQANVGVAMNSGTQAAKEAGNMVDLDNDPTKLIEIVEIGKQLLMTRGTLTTFSIANDVAKYFAIVPALFITAIPALQGLNIMHLHSPESAILSAVIFNAIIIPILIPLALKGVDYRPIGASAILKRNLLIYGLGGLIVPFIGIKVIDLVVTFFI; this is translated from the coding sequence ATGACAACTAATAAATCCACATCGTTGTTTGAAAGTAAGCAGGTAAAAGAAGCTCTAGTGCAGTCTTTTGTCAAGCTGAATCCAAAAATGATGATCAAAAATCCGGTAATGTTTACCGTAGAAATAGGAACTGCGATCATGTTTGCTGTTTGTATTTCCATATTAATGGGAGCAACAGATCAAGGTAGTTTTATCTATAATCTAATTGTGTTTTTAATTTTACTGGCAACACTTTTATTTGCCAATTTCGCCGAAGCAATTGCCGAAGCAAGAGGAAAAGCACAAGCCGACAGTTTAAGAAAAACAAGAGAAGAAACTCCTGCAAGACAGATTCTGCCAAATGGAGAAATCCGAAACATCAGTTCATCAGCATTAAAAAAAGACGATATTTTCGTTTGCGAAGCAGGCGATTTAATTGCTGCCGATGGTGAAATTATCGAAGGTCTGGCTACAATCGACGAAAGTGCCATTACCGGAGAAAGTGCTCCTGTAATTCGGGAAGCAGGTGGTGACAAATCATCTGTAACCGGAGGAACAAAAGTATTATCAGACAAAATTAAAGTAAAAGTAACATCTGAACCTGGTGAAAGCTTTTTGGATAAAATGATTGCTTTGGTTGAAGGTGCAAGCCGCCAGAAAACACCAAACGAAATTGCCTTAACCATTTTATTAGCCGCCTTTACTTTAATCTTCGTGATTGTGTGCGTTACGCTAAAACCGTTTGCCGACTATGCCAACGCACCCATCACGATTGCGGCTTTCATTGCACTTTTTGTTTGTTTGATTCCAACGACAATTGGAGGTTTACTTTCTGCAATTGGTATTGCGGGTATGGACAGAGCGCTTCGTGCCAATGTAATTACAAAATCTGGAAAAGCGGTTGAAACTGCCGGAGATATTGACGTATTGCTTTTGGATAAAACCGGAACCATCACTATTGGAAACAGAAAAGCAACCAATTTTTATCCAACCAAAGGAGTTTCTTTTGATGATTTTGTAAAATCAGCTGTTTTGAGTTCGCTTGCAGATGATACTCCTGAAGGGAAAAGTATTCTAGAGTTAGGTAAGATCTTAGATGTAAATAGTAAAATGCAATCAGACATTTCACTTCTAACAGAAAACATCTCACATAGTATAAAATTTACTGCTGAAACCAGAACTTCTGGAGTCGTATTAAAAGACGGAACCAATATTAGAAAAGGTGCTCAAGATGCTGCAAAAAATATTGCGCAGCAAGCTGGAAATTCTTTCCCCGAAGATACTGCACAACAAGTTATTACCATTTCATCTAACGGAGGAACACCATTGGTAGTAATTAAAAACAATGAAGTTCAAGGTGTTATCGAACTTCAGGATATTATAAAAACCGGAATGAAAGAGCGTTTTGAGCGTTTGCGCAGAATGGGAATCAAAACGGTTATGGTTACGGGAGATAATCCACTTACGGCTAAATTTATTGCCGAAGCTGCAGGAGTTGATGATTTTATTGCCGAGGCTAAACCTGAGGATAAAATGAATTACATCAGAAAAGAACAGGCAGAAGGAAGACTGGTTGCCATGATGGGAGACGGAACAAATGATGCTCCTGCCCTTGCTCAAGCAAATGTTGGAGTTGCTATGAACAGCGGAACTCAAGCGGCAAAAGAAGCCGGAAACATGGTCGATCTTGACAATGATCCAACGAAATTAATCGAGATTGTTGAAATTGGAAAACAGCTTTTAATGACCCGCGGAACTTTAACTACTTTTTCTATTGCAAATGACGTTGCGAAATATTTTGCTATTGTTCCTGCTCTTTTTATTACTGCGATTCCTGCGTTGCAAGGGTTAAATATTATGCATCTGCATAGTCCTGAAAGTGCGATTTTATCTGCTGTAATTTTCAATGCGATTATTATTCCGATATTGATTCCGCTTGCGCTCAAAGGTGTTGATTACAGACCAATTGGAGCCAGTGCTATTTTGAAAAGAAATCTTTTGATTTATGGCCTTGGCGGCTTGATCGTTCCTTTCATCGGAATTAAAGTAATTGATTTGGTTGTTACTTTCTTTATTTAG
- a CDS encoding K(+)-transporting ATPase subunit C — MKTIFSLLKLTVLTLILFAVIYPLAIYGIAQIAPNQGKGETISVNGKVVGYQKIGQKFDKSNYFWGRPSAVDYNAAGSAGSNKGPSNADYLALVQKRIDTLLLVHPYLKKSDIPADMVTASGSGLDPNVSPQGALIQVKRIAKERKLDEAKVKALVESKINTAVVGPETVNVLELNVALDQLK, encoded by the coding sequence ATGAAAACTATATTTTCACTCTTAAAACTTACCGTACTTACTTTGATTTTGTTTGCGGTTATCTATCCTTTAGCGATTTACGGAATCGCACAAATTGCTCCAAACCAAGGAAAAGGAGAAACGATTTCGGTTAACGGAAAAGTGGTTGGTTATCAAAAAATCGGACAAAAGTTCGATAAATCGAATTATTTCTGGGGAAGACCTTCGGCTGTAGATTATAATGCTGCTGGAAGTGCCGGAAGTAACAAAGGTCCAAGCAATGCTGATTATTTGGCTTTGGTTCAAAAAAGAATTGATACGCTTTTATTGGTTCACCCCTATTTGAAAAAATCGGACATTCCAGCTGATATGGTTACGGCTTCTGGAAGTGGTTTAGATCCGAATGTTTCTCCGCAAGGTGCTTTGATTCAGGTTAAGCGAATTGCTAAGGAAAGAAAATTGGATGAAGCCAAAGTAAAAGCTTTGGTGGAATCTAAAATTAATACGGCTGTTGTTGGTCCTGAAACGGTTAATGTTTTGGAATTGAATGTGGCTTTAGACCAATTAAAGTAA
- a CDS encoding porin has translation MKKIILTALIVFGYSNLQAQEESKSPLTFSGYVDAYYSYDFGKPENHTRPNFFYSYNKSNEVNLNLGMAKVNYSKENIRGNFALMAGTYAEYNMAAEQGLLKNVYEANVGVKISKNHNLWIDAGIMPSHIGFESAIGKDCQTLTRSILAENSPYYETGVKIGYTSESGKWYLAGMYLNGWQRIEKVEGNQTPAFGTQITYKPSDKVALNWSTYVGNEQPDIDKKWRYFNNFYGQFKVTEKTNVTAGFDVGSQQSAKNSNKYDTWFSPVLILQYKPTEKIQLAARGEYYSDEKGVIIATETPNGFKTYGFSANFDYLVTDNVMFRIEARNLSSKDEIFTKDNAPTDTNTFVTTSLAISF, from the coding sequence ATGAAAAAAATAATACTTACTGCTTTAATCGTTTTTGGTTATAGCAATTTACAAGCACAAGAAGAATCTAAAAGTCCGTTGACATTTTCAGGATATGTAGACGCTTATTACAGTTATGATTTTGGAAAACCTGAAAATCATACGCGGCCAAACTTTTTTTACAGTTATAATAAAAGCAATGAGGTAAACCTGAATTTGGGTATGGCAAAAGTGAATTATTCGAAAGAAAATATTCGTGGAAATTTTGCTTTAATGGCGGGAACTTATGCCGAATATAATATGGCTGCCGAACAGGGTTTGTTGAAAAATGTTTACGAAGCAAATGTAGGTGTGAAGATTTCTAAAAACCATAATTTATGGATTGATGCGGGAATTATGCCATCGCATATTGGTTTTGAAAGTGCCATTGGAAAAGACTGCCAGACTCTAACCCGAAGTATTTTGGCTGAGAATTCGCCTTATTATGAAACTGGAGTTAAAATTGGCTATACGTCTGAATCAGGAAAATGGTATTTGGCAGGAATGTATTTGAATGGATGGCAAAGAATTGAGAAAGTGGAAGGCAATCAAACTCCAGCTTTTGGAACTCAGATTACGTACAAACCATCTGATAAAGTGGCTTTGAACTGGAGCACTTATGTTGGAAATGAACAGCCGGATATCGACAAAAAATGGCGTTATTTTAATAACTTCTACGGACAATTTAAAGTAACGGAGAAAACAAATGTAACGGCTGGTTTTGATGTTGGATCTCAGCAATCGGCTAAAAACAGCAACAAATATGACACTTGGTTTTCGCCAGTTTTAATTCTGCAATACAAACCAACAGAGAAAATTCAGCTTGCAGCAAGAGGTGAATATTATAGTGATGAAAAAGGCGTAATTATCGCAACTGAAACGCCAAATGGTTTTAAAACTTACGGATTTTCAGCTAACTTTGATTACTTAGTTACTGATAATGTTATGTTTAGAATTGAAGCCAGAAATCTTTCGAGTAAAGATGAAATCTTTACAAAAGATAACGCTCCAACGGATACGAATACTTTTGTAACGACTTCATTGGCGATTTCATTTTAG